The sequence below is a genomic window from Desulfobulbus oligotrophicus.
CAGCTGTTGCAGGGTATAAAAACGGGTCACGATAGCTCTTCTCCACAAAATAAAAAAGAATACTGTACTTTTTTCTACTCGTAAAGCAAAACAGTGCGCCGTTGCTGATGATATGCCTCCAGCTCCGGTTGCCACTGCTGTTCCAGCTCTGCAACAGGTACACCCTGTTCAAGAGCAATACGCACCTGCTGATCACCGATGATCAGATCCATGGGTAATCGATCAAACTCATACTCATACGGCGGTGGTTTATAGGCAAACTGGTCAGGATACAGGGAACAGATGGCCTGGAGCAGGGCCAGACTGGTTCGATACGGGCGAAACCGGACAGCATCGGTTACGTGGATGTGAAAACCTGTGCAGGTCTGCTGCATCCATTTACCGGAGGTCGGCTCAAAACGAATCGGCCGCAACACGCAACCGGGCAGATCCTGCACCGTTAAGACGTCAAGTATCGGGCGATGGTCTAAAAAGGGTGCACCGACCAGCTCAAAGGGCAGAGCTGTCCCCCTTCCTTCAGAAATATTGGTTCCTTCCCAGATAACCTGCCCGGGATACACCAGGGCGGTTGCAAAAGACGGCATGTTGGGCGATGGAAAAACCCAGGGAAAGCCGGTCTCGGGAAACAGCATGGAACGTCGCCAGTTTTTCATCGGAATCACAGCAAGATCAGCGTTGATCTGCAGCTCACGGTTACAGAACAGGGCCAGTTCTCCCATGGTCAGCCCGTGCCGCATGGGAATCGCACAACGTCCGACAAAAGAGGCAGAGGAGGAACTGAGGACATTGCCCTCCACCAGATGACCGCCGATGGGGTTGGGCCGATCGAGAACAATGACCTGTATGCCGGCGTCAGCCGTGGCCTCCAGGCAGTGTACCACTGTCCATATAAAGGTGTAGACACGGGTGCCGACATCGGGCAGGTCCACCAGGAGGACATCGATGTTGCTAAGCATGGCAGATGAGGGTTTCCGTGTTTCTCCGTACAGCGAGTAGATCGGCAGCCCGGTTGCAGAGTCAATGCCGTGGTCGGACTCGATCATGTTGTCCTGTTTTTCACTGAAAAAACCATGCTGTGGAGAAAACAGACAGGTCAGCTGCCCCGGATAGACTGCATTGAGCAGATCCCGGCTGTGCACAAATCGGCTATCTGTTGACGCCTGGTTAACCAGCAGCCCTAAACGTTTACCAACAAGCAGAGGATGCGTGTTTCGACACACCTCTTCAATTCCAATGGAAAAAACCACGATACCTCCAAAATATACTAACAGGCTGTTGAAAAACAGGAAAACACGAGACAAGGGTTGTTTGTTTGCCCTTCGATAGCTCTTTGACAGTGAGCCCTTGGCCGTTTGTTTGTCATGATGCGTTGCCGGTTTTCATTTTCCGAGGCGCTTCAAGCCGCTCTGATGAGGGTTTTCCCTCCTACCCGGAGGCAACTACCCCCAGATTACGCATTCGGACCATGTTGTAGGCTGCCGCTGAGAGCGTGAACAGCCAGTCAATCTTTTCCACACCTTTGTACCTGGCTTTGCGTAACCAGGCGACGGTCTTCATCCAGCCAAATATCTCTTCCACCCGTTTGCGTTTTTTCTGACTCACAGCATAACCTGCATGACGGGTGGTCCGGCCATCAATGGCCGAACCTTTGACTTTCTGCGCTACATGTGGCGTGACAGTCAAGCTGCGCAGGTCATCGACGAACTCCTTGCAGTCATACCCTTTGTCCGCGCCGATGGTGACCCGATGGACACCTGGAATATCGGAAGCCATGGAAAAGGCGGCCTCGCGTTCAGCCGTCCCGGTTGCCTGGGTCAGGCGAGTATCGACGACCAAACCGTTCCGATTTTCCATCAGCACATGCCCCATGAAGCAGAGCCTGGCCTCCTTGCCTTTTCCTTTTCTGAACAACCGGGATTCAGGATCGGTGACTGATGCGTGCGTGTCATTGCGGCGCTTCTTCCCGTGGAAATCCACTGCCGGATTGCGGTTGCCGCCGGTAGAGACCGGAGGCTCCTCATCTTTGGGCCGAAAGCTCTTCAGCGATGCCCACGTTTCGATCAACGTGCCGTCAACGGTGAAATGGTCGTCGGACAGGAGTCCGGCTGCCTCGGCTTGGGAACAGATGGATCGTAAGAACATCACCGCAAGATCACTGTGCAGAATGCGCTCCCTATTCTTGGAATAGACGGAGTGATCCCAAATTGCTTCATCCATGGACAGACCGACAAACCAGCGGAAAAGAAGATTGTAATCAAGCTGTTCCACCAACATCCGCTCGCTACGGATCGAATAAAGAATTTGCAGCAGCAGGGAGCGAAGCAGTTGCTCGGGCGGAATCGATGGTCGTCCTGTTCGTGAGTAGAGTTCCCGAAACACGGGAGAGAGTTCCTTCAGCGCTTTATCAGCCATGATTCGGATAGGGCGCAGGGGATGCGTTTGGGGAACCCGGGATTCGGGTGAGAGATAGCTGAACAATTTCTGTTGCTGAATGTCAGGACCGCGCATATTCCCACCTGTTTGTCAGTTATTCCAATTGGTTGGATAATACACGGTATTGTTTTGTATGTCCCGTTATTTATGAGTTTTTCAACAGCCTGCTAAAGCCGATGTAACTGTCTGATCAGATAGGCAACTGTTTCTGCAGAAGAAAAGAACAGCAGCACAGATGCGTGCCGGTCGGCAATAAAAAAAGCATCTTGTGCAGTCGCCGGCTACTGATCTCCAGTATACAAACAATCACCTGTGGGCCCTCAGCCAACCGATCATAACCAGAAGATGCGGTTGTTCCTAGCCAACCACCCGCCTTTCGTCAAGCAATCAGATACGATCAGGTGACAATACCGGCTGAAAATAACAAAAACACAGGGTAACAGGGTCTTTAAAATGCAGACCCATTTTTTTTACTTTCGTGATAAATCATTAAAAATCAATAAATTATATAACAGTTGATAAAAATCTGTTCAAATTTTTGTATTTTTTGTGTTGCAGGTATTGCCATCCTCAATTTCCTTTGTTATAGTGTGGGCAAATGATGCGGAATAACCGCATCAGCAACCTAGAGTTTACAGGCAATAACGCCCAGATAAACATAGTATGATTAAAAGGAGAAAGGATATGAAAAAAGTATTGAGCGTAATGGCCGTTTCCGCATTCGTTCTGACTGCAGGTAATGTTCTGGCCGGTGGCCCGAGCAAGCAGTACACAGCCCCCGGATGCCCGGATGAATGCCAGCAGCAGATCGATGACCTGAACTCTTCCCAGGCACAGCAGGATGAGCTGTTGAGTGCCCATGGCAAGCAGCTGCAGAACCATGAGAGCCGGATTACTGATCTGGAAAGAGCCTTTGATGACTACTGGTATGCCCGTCTCGGTATTCGTGCTGCCTGGGTCAATCAGAAAATGGCTGGCAATGGTTTCCCACAGTTTGACGCTGACAGTGAAGTCGGTTTCGGCGGTGCCATTGCCTTTGGCCGCGAGTTTGCCATGTACAATGCACCCGGCAAGTTCCGCGCTGAGATTGAGCTTGCCAAGCAGGTCAGTGATATTGACGACAATCCGGTCTTCTTCGCTGATGCCGATGGTTCTCGCCAGCTCACCGATGGTGAGATTGACATCACCACTGTTATGATCAACGGCTACTATGAACTGCCGGTCTTTGACGCCTTCTCTGTTTACGCCATGGCTGGTGTTGGTTTTGCCAAATATGACGTAGACGCAACTATAACCGCCTTTGGTGCCGATGGTTTGCCAATCGGGTCGATGGATGGCGGCGCCAGTGACAACGTCTTTGCCTACAAGGCAGGTGCTGGTGTAACCTACAACTTCACCGATGAGATCGCTGCAGACTTGGGTTACGAGTACCTGGGCGTTGCTGACACCGACATCGCTGACAGCATCAACGGTCACAACGTTGTTGCCTCTGTACGCTTCAAGTTCTAATTTCAGCAGAGACAACGCATCTGTACAGATCCCCGGCCGATTTTCGGTCGGGGATTTTTTTTATCTTTCCTGCTGCTGTTCAGGCTTTTCATCCCCCACAGATCAAGCAAATCGGATTTGGCACAAACCCAATGCCGCCAAGGGCGTTCTCACCTGCTGTCCATCTGCCAGT
It includes:
- a CDS encoding exo-beta-N-acetylmuramidase NamZ family protein, with translation MVFSIGIEEVCRNTHPLLVGKRLGLLVNQASTDSRFVHSRDLLNAVYPGQLTCLFSPQHGFFSEKQDNMIESDHGIDSATGLPIYSLYGETRKPSSAMLSNIDVLLVDLPDVGTRVYTFIWTVVHCLEATADAGIQVIVLDRPNPIGGHLVEGNVLSSSSASFVGRCAIPMRHGLTMGELALFCNRELQINADLAVIPMKNWRRSMLFPETGFPWVFPSPNMPSFATALVYPGQVIWEGTNISEGRGTALPFELVGAPFLDHRPILDVLTVQDLPGCVLRPIRFEPTSGKWMQQTCTGFHIHVTDAVRFRPYRTSLALLQAICSLYPDQFAYKPPPYEYEFDRLPMDLIIGDQQVRIALEQGVPVAELEQQWQPELEAYHQQRRTVLLYE
- a CDS encoding IS5 family transposase — translated: MRGPDIQQQKLFSYLSPESRVPQTHPLRPIRIMADKALKELSPVFRELYSRTGRPSIPPEQLLRSLLLQILYSIRSERMLVEQLDYNLLFRWFVGLSMDEAIWDHSVYSKNRERILHSDLAVMFLRSICSQAEAAGLLSDDHFTVDGTLIETWASLKSFRPKDEEPPVSTGGNRNPAVDFHGKKRRNDTHASVTDPESRLFRKGKGKEARLCFMGHVLMENRNGLVVDTRLTQATGTAEREAAFSMASDIPGVHRVTIGADKGYDCKEFVDDLRSLTVTPHVAQKVKGSAIDGRTTRHAGYAVSQKKRKRVEEIFGWMKTVAWLRKARYKGVEKIDWLFTLSAAAYNMVRMRNLGVVASG
- a CDS encoding outer membrane protein, yielding MKKVLSVMAVSAFVLTAGNVLAGGPSKQYTAPGCPDECQQQIDDLNSSQAQQDELLSAHGKQLQNHESRITDLERAFDDYWYARLGIRAAWVNQKMAGNGFPQFDADSEVGFGGAIAFGREFAMYNAPGKFRAEIELAKQVSDIDDNPVFFADADGSRQLTDGEIDITTVMINGYYELPVFDAFSVYAMAGVGFAKYDVDATITAFGADGLPIGSMDGGASDNVFAYKAGAGVTYNFTDEIAADLGYEYLGVADTDIADSINGHNVVASVRFKF